A region of Nakaseomyces glabratus chromosome M, complete sequence DNA encodes the following proteins:
- the LNP1 gene encoding Lnp1p (CAGL0M07139g~Ortholog(s) have role in endoplasmic reticulum tubular network organization, response to endoplasmic reticulum stress and endoplasmic reticulum tubular network localization), producing MFWFRDKRTLVQRYTADLAQITTQIHDLDKSIKHGSKRVARLQRQVTYFGLSAITLLGSYMFLNYTPAITVIAMAGAVAIVVIVKLLLSRMYQVYHQYRIKKLSQLRGLHQKKLDKLKEETNYNATSSIIQRFSSGETQSEDAVILMDEEISKKYNELTELQKQLTELKQNEKKLMDPKERDVWFDKVLGVLSGGDEMAPKPIICTNCNEHCGAYRLLNRPLKYVCPNCGIKIDETAKMEQAVNEEVNEDKTK from the coding sequence GACTTAGACAAGTCGATCAAGCATGGCAGCAAGCGGGTGGCGAGGCTGCAGAGGCAAGTCACTTATTTTGGACTTTCTGCCATCACTCTTCTGGGGTCATACATGTTTCTGAACTACACGCCGGCGATCACAGTGATTGCCATGGCTGGTGCAGTGGCGATCGTCGTTATAGTAAAACTGCTTCTATCAAGGATGTACCAAGTATATCACCAGTACAggatcaagaaattgagCCAGCTACGTGGCCTACACCAGAAGAAGCTTGATAAGCTGAAAGAGGAGACGAATTACAATGCCACAAGTTCTATCATACAGCGGTTCTCATCAGGGGAGACTCAGTCCGAGGATGCTGTTATACTTATGGATGAGGAGATCAGCAAGAAGTACAACGAACTGACGGAATTGCAAAAGCAATTGACAGAGCTGAAGCAGAatgagaagaaattgatggACCCCAAGGAAAGAGATGTGTGGTTTGACAAGGTTCTTGGTGTGCTCTCTGGAGGGGATGAGATGGCTCCAAAACCCATCATATGTACCAACTGTAACGAGCACTGTGGGGCGTACAGATTACTGAACAGACCATTGAAGTATGTGTGTCCTAATTGTGGCATCAAGATAGATGAGACTGCCAAGATGGAACAGGCAGTTAACGAAGAGGTGAACGAAGACAAGACGAAATAA
- the EGD2 gene encoding Egd2p (CAGL0M07161g~Alpha subunit of the nascent polypeptide-associated complex; protein abundance decreased in ace2 mutant cells) — MAEIPEGANVTILNRNEKKARELISKLGLKKVPGIIRVTFRKKDNQIFAIEKPEVFRSVGGNYVVFGEAKVDNFTQRLAAAQQQAQSQTATKTPEDIQADMQAAAVANENKTEGDAAEEDVDAGDLSNDDIDLVVQQTNATKGQAIKALKEHNGDIVNAIMSLSK, encoded by the coding sequence ATGGCTGAGATTCCAGAAGGTGCTAACGTTACTATTTTGAACAGAAACGAGAAGAAGGCTAGAGAGTTGATCTCCAAGCTTGGTTTGAAGAAGGTTCCAGGTATCATCAGAGTTACATTCAGAAAGAAGGACAACCAAATCTTTGCCATTGAGAAGCCAGAAGTCTTCCGTTCTGTTGGTGGTAACTACGTTGTCTTCGGTGAAGCCAAGGTTGACAACTTCACCCAGAGATTGGCTGCTGCTCAACAACAAGCTCAATCCCAAACTGCCACCAAGACCCCAGAGGATATCCAAGCTGACATGCAAGCCGCTGCTGTTGCCAACGAGAACAAGACTGAGGGTGACGCTGCCGAGGAAGACGTCGACGCTGGTGACTTGTCCAATGACGACATAGACTTGGTCGTCCAACAGACTAACGCCACCAAGGGCCAGGCCATCAAAGCGCTGAAGGAACACAACGGTGATATCGTCAACGCTATCATGTCCTTGTCTAAgtga
- the MDM31 gene encoding Mdm31p (CAGL0M07183g~Ortholog(s) have role in cellular ion homeostasis, establishment or maintenance of cell polarity, mitochondrion inheritance, regulation of cardiolipin metabolic process and mitochondrial inner membrane, nucleus localization), with protein sequence MMLRRWVCNASNASSARLRLPTRVPVWLPDGSPARLAHRAPNQLVPGMSSFQIWSIQVRWASDKNAVRKSIKEKIAQYKFITERDRTLAQTSGLFAKLRINTRWFLKRSLNRPFNTDDIGAFISWILVSNFIILLLWTTSFVSVIIYLLNTVYAQEYVAEKIGNYLTRNTALSVVFESAVVPDWSSGKISFKNVFISRRPKTSHSFTKGSQKEAAQRAKLALSESLLVNREDFDHGNYTQFDLTLDQLDISLNLRKWINGKGFIDEVIINGLRGIVDRTHVVWKANDDPRNYKNIAQPGDFEISNFKMNDVLFTLYQPQGFRPFQVSIFNCELPQLRKHWLFYDILNANSMSGTYDNSMFTIHRKYNTLGDGSSESPVSPWRKVTRFRVDSLDVDHLNAGIEGPFGWITEGKVNMIGDVLLPDKNADSLQLTELLTEISNRLIKQAKMYNIIPQNKSETPDIDPDDYFIMDFSLKLNHVKATVPLFAPGMTYINNALIRPIVGYINSHRTYIPIKCRVVKKIDDFEGSWTVYDSYLMQDLSAEVYDAFAVYVADDQQRSQRIKKVGFWSLQVLLQLILLSLGSIA encoded by the coding sequence ATGATGCTGCGACGTTGGGTTTGCAATGCGAGCAATGCGAGCAGTGCGAGGTTGCGACTACCAACAAGGGTACCAGTCTGGTTGCCGGATGGTAGTCCAGCTCGATTGGCACATAGAGCACCAAACCAGCTGGTACCTGGTATGTCATCGTTTCAAATATGGTCAATACAGGTGCGATGGGCTAGCGATAAGAATGCAGTGAGGAAGAGCATCAAGGAGAAGATTGCACAGTACAAGTTTATCACAGAGCGTGACAGGACTCTGGCGCAGACGTCTGGTTTGTTTGCCAAGCTGAGGATCAACACACGGTGGTTTCTGAAACGGTCCCTGAACAGGCCGTTCAATACCGATGATATCGGTGCTTTCATATCTTGGATTCTAGTGAGCAACTTCATCATCCTGCTGCTGTGGACTACGTCTTTCGTCTCTGTGATAATATATCTCCTGAATACTGTGTACGCACAGGAGTACGTAGCAGAGAAGATTGGTAACTACCTGACCAGGAACACCGCATTGTCTGTGGTTTTTGAGAGCGCTGTGGTGCCAGACTGGTCCTCGGGGAAGATCAGCTTCAAGAATGTTTTTATATCACGGAGGCCCAAAACCTCGCATAGTTTCACCAAAGGTTCCCAGAAGGAAGCGGCTCAGAGGGCGAAATTAGCACTGAGCGAAAGCCTGCTGGTGAACCGTGAGGATTTCGACCACGGAAACTACACACAGTTCGATCTGACTCTTGACCAGCTGGATATCTCTCTTAACTTGAGGAAATGGATCAATGGTAAAGGGTTTATAGACGAAGTGATTATCAATGGGCTTAGGGGTATTGTAGATAGAACGCATGTGGTATGGAAAGCCAACGATGATCCCCGGAATTACAAGAATATAGCACAGCCCGGTGATTTTGAGATTTCTAATTTTAAGATGAACGATGTACTGTTCACACTCTATCAACCTCAGGGGTTCAGGCCGTTCCAAGTCAGTATATTCAACTGTGAACTGCCACAATTGCGCAAACATTGGCTGTTCTACGATATATTGAATGCAAACAGCATGAGTGGCACATATGACAACTCGATGTTCACGATTCATAGGAAATATAACACACTTGGCGACGGATCTTCAGAGTCGCCTGTGTCTCCCTGGAGGAAAGTGACACGATTCAGGGTGGATTCCCTGGATGTAGACCATCTCAATGCGGGCATTGAGGGGCCATTCGGATGGATCACGGAAGGCAAAGTTAACATGATCGGTGATGTTCTTTTACCAGACAAGAATGCCGATTCTTTACAACTCACAGAACTTTTAACGGAGATCAGTAACAGACTTATCAAACAGGCAAAGATGTATAATATCATCCCACAAAATAAAAGCGAGACACCGGACATAGACCCAGACGATTACTTCATCATGGACTTCTCTCTAAAGTTAAACCACGTCAAGGCCACAGTGCCTTTGTTTGCTCCGGGGATGACGTACATCAACAACGCCTTGATCAGACCCATCGTCGGGTATATAAACTCCCACAGAACCTATATCCCAATTAAGTGCCGTGTAGTGAAGAAGATCGACGACTTTGAAGGATCTTGGACCGTCTACGACTCATACCTGATGCAAGACCTCAGTGCGGAAGTGTACGATGCATTCGCAGTCTATGTAGCTGACGACCAACAACGCTCACAACGTATCAAGAAAGTGGGCTTCTGGTCTTTGCAAGTACTGTTACAGCTGATACTACTTAGCCTGGGGTCCATTGCATAA
- the NVJ1 gene encoding Nvj1p (CAGL0M07205g~Ortholog(s) have role in cellular protein localization, piecemeal microautophagy of nucleus and nuclear envelope, nuclear periphery localization): protein MTRPPVLQYGIPFGVTVGAWKSLRKYLGHRMPYSSLHEPSQFEQWADDFFVPETLQEKIIEHIPEPVKHNKLSELFEQVTQRFFDMDTRLSIIMLIVIVLAPLLSPSRKETHENCNDNENELQQSTAEERLKSAETTAVDLDEQEKEIHMEEIEDSTVVAVKLPVATAEEVELMHETFGAVPALKREPNPSHTASSSSLDSANSKLSRESPRVPLQVSPAKACNSNAQINNFQAYSQPFTY from the coding sequence ATGACTAGACCACCAGTTTTGCAGTACGGTATACCATTTGGTGTAACGGTGGGGGCGTGGAAGAGTCTCCGGAAGTATCTTGGGCATCGGATGCCTTACTCCTCTTTGCATGAACCAAGCCAGTTTGAACAATGGGCAGATGACTTTTTTGTTCCCGAGACGTTGCAGGAGAAGATAATCGAGCACATACCGGAACCAGTGAAGCACAACAAATTGAGTGAGTTGTTTGAACAGGTGACACAGCGCTTTTTTGATATGGACACTAGATTATCAATTATTATGCTTATAGTGATTGTGCTCGCGCCGTTACTAAGTCCGAGCAGAAAGGAGACACATGAAAATTGCAATgacaatgaaaatgaattaCAACAGAGCACAGCGGAGGAGCGGCTAAAGTCAGCAGAGACAACAGCTGTTGATTTGGACgagcaagaaaaagagataCATATGGAAGAGATTGAAGACTCCACGGTCGTGGCTGTCAAACTGCCAGTTGCAACAGCAGAAGAGGTAGAACTAATGCATGAGACCTTTGGCGCAGTGCCGGCACTCAAGAGAGAACCAAACCCGTCTCATACAGCCTCTTCCAGCTCACTCGACTCTGCTAATTCAAAACTGTCGAGAGAAAGCCCCCGAGTACCACTACAAGTATCGCCTGCTAAGGCCTGCAACTCCAATGCACAGATAAATAATTTCCAAGCATACTCACAACCTTTCACCTACTAA
- the UTP9 gene encoding Utp9p (CAGL0M07227g~Ortholog(s) have snoRNA binding activity and role in maturation of SSU-rRNA from tricistronic rRNA transcript (SSU-rRNA, 5.8S rRNA, LSU-rRNA), positive regulation of transcription from RNA polymerase I promoter), whose translation MSQIACFSKDGLTFAYQADRSKKNTIDLYPLDPENNYMINSSLVNNIDCESNDLKISELNFYGWCYNEIANGSTKTKRRNSDDAGVISTTSHENYFVNVYGTSKIVVYTQTGKDIVNILKSKDSIIGMATDGPFIWVLDENMVAKKFHYNQSKQQKSFTFSEGRDSNVKNFEVLYRDEKTFYIVIFTEDKVYLIDPSKRRAVTKLVLEIGYYSHAEFLNNGEYLVLSNSENLLVVDFESGKEVFRWETEAAFKFKVIKDFVFVLTGNDNSIDVFKFGEKQPTRKIVASSSTIIDFEHTSGDNLLVAWLNVNEPNFKKLSLGDINSAGSIIDVNTSQHDGTDLSEDNISVAGNEDSSEKEITQRQKITKAGQDKISQELLTALIEGEDKEIIEILNLPTWSSDRISNFLNNKIEENDQAVRLYQLVADEIEKDPWSDNATLPVWLKWILLIKGKDMNISNDKKTRKQTRHLKSALRTSSTTLPILLGIQGRLEMLKTQAKLRKELAGIQLEQDDSTTTENNITYADGESDSFVDAAEYVEAKQ comes from the coding sequence ATGTCTCAAATTGCATGCTTTTCAAAGGATGGTCTGACTTTTGCCTATCAGGCTGACAGGTCTAAGAAGAATACTATAGATCTGTACCCATTGGATCCAGAAAACAACTACATGATCAACAGTTCTCTTGTGAACAATATCGACTGTGAGTCCAACGACCTAAAGATAAGTGAGCTGAACTTTTATGGATGGTGCTACAACGAAATAGCTAATGGTTCGACAAAAACGAAGAGGAGGAATAGTGATGATGCTGGGGTTATTTCTACTACCTCACATGAGAACTATTTTGTCAATGTATATGGTACTTCTAAGATAGTGGTTTACACACAAACAGGTAAGGACATTGTAAATATACTCAAAAGCAAAGACAGTATAATCGGCATGGCTACTGATGGTCCATTTATTTGGGTCCTTGATGAAAATATGGTAGCAAAGAAATTTCATTACAACCAAAGCAAACAGCAGAAATCATTCACGTTCAGCGAAGGTAGAGATTCCAATGTCAAGAACTTCGAGGTCCTGTATCGGGATGAAAAAACATTTTACATAGTGATATTCACCGAAGATAAGGTTTACCTAATTGACCCAAGCAAGAGAAGAGCTGTTACCAAACTGGTGTTAGAAATAGGCTACTATAGCCATGCAGAATTTCTAAACAATGGTGAATATCTTGTCTTGAGTAACTCAGAAAATCTTCTAGTTGTTGATTTTGAATCAGGCAAGGAAGTCTTTAGGTGGGAAACAGAAGCTGcctttaaatttaaagttATTAAGGACTTTGTTTTCGTGTTGACAGGTAATGATAATAGTATAGACGTGTTCAAATTTGGAGAGAAACAACCTACACGCAAGATAGTTGCAAGTTCCTCTACAATTATAGACTTTGAGCATACTTCAGGGGATAACTTACTGGTTGCTTGGCTAAATGTAAACGAACCTAATTTTAAGAAACTTTCACTTGGCGACATCAACTCTGCAGGCTCCATAATCGATGTCAATACTTCTCAACACGATGGTACTGATTTGTCTGAAGATAATATCAGCGTCGCAGGTAATGAAGACAGTTCTGAAAAGGAAATAACTCAAAGACagaaaataacaaaagCAGGTCAGGATAAGATCAGTCAAGAACTACTAACTGCACTAATTGAAGGTGAGGATaaagaaattattgaaattctAAACCTACCAACCTGGTCAAGTGATCGTATATCCAACTTCTTGAACaacaaaattgaagaaaatgacCAAGCGGTGAGATTATATCAATTAGTAGCAGATGAGATAGAAAAGGATCCATGGTCTGACAACGCAACGCTTCCTGTATGGCTAAAATGGATTTTATTGATCAAAGGCAAGGATATGAACATTTCCAATGATAAGAAGACAAGAAAGCAAACAAGACACTTAAAGTCAGCATTAAGAACTTCATCCACCACATTGCCAATATTATTAGGTATACAAGGTAGATTGGAGATGTTGAAGACACAAGCTAAGTTAAGGAAGGAATTGGCGGGGATTCAATTAGAACAAGACGATTCGACAACAACAGAAAACAACATTACTTATGCAGATGGTGAAAGTGATAGCTTTGTTGACGCAGCAGAATATGTGGAGGCTAAACAATAA
- the MFM1 gene encoding Mfm1p (CAGL0M07249g~Ortholog(s) have mitochondrion localization), which yields MLLVNRAITLNLVKRCCWRSTMFMTPKRFLGTSEEESTAALLLQKNLIQRNNMLYGHGSGTIRCTVFDAGGNIVSPALDIKREELVAKHGLLPRDLRKIEKSRKNDLVPSFLVRKNGILVSLATIKTLIKPDMVIVFDSFGSLNSTSHKAFLNSLKLRLQNLDMVELKKDPLPYEFRALESIFISALSNLTSEMNVQVTICKGILQDLEYSITRDKLKFLLGQNKKLSNFYKKTVLIRDMLDDLLEQSDVLCSMYLSDLKNGVEHKDDDHSEIEMLLETYHNHLDEIVQITENIISNVKTTEEIINIILDSNRNQLMLLGIRFSIGMLSLGGPIFIGSLYGMNLENFIEETDYGFIAASAIGMISLGALYFYSIKHLHKLQKMSLFNYTNYARDVKK from the coding sequence ATGCTGCTAGTGAACCGGGCTATTACACTCAACCTTGTTAAAAGATGTTGTTGGCGAAGCACAATGTTTATGACACCTAAAAGGTTTTTGGGAACATCAGAGGAAGAGAGTACCGCAGCATTACTATTACAGAAGAACCTTATCCAAAGGAATAATATGCTTTACGGCCATGGTTCAGGAACTATTAGGTGTACGGTGTTTGATGCTGGTGGTAACATAGTCTCTCCTGCATTAGATATAAAGAGAGAAGAATTGGTTGCAAAGCATGGTCTTCTGCCGAGAGACCTTAGAAAGATAGAGAAATCTAGGAAGAATGACTTGGTTCCAAGTTTTTTGGTGAGGAAGAACGGAATCCTAGTCAGCTTGGCCACTATCAAAACGCTAATCAAACCAGATATGGTAATTGTATTTGACTCATTTGGCTCATTAAATTCTACTTCACATAAGGCATTCCTGAATAGCCTAAAGCTGAGGCTACAGAACTTAGATATGGTAGAGCTGAAGAAAGATCCGTTACCTTATGAGTTCAGAGCCCTAGAAtccattttcatttctgcACTTTCAAACTTAACAAGTGAGATGAACGTTCAAGTTACTATTTGCAAAGGAATATTACAGGATCTTGAATACAGTATAACTAGAGATAAGTTAAAGTTTCTTCTTGGTCAAAACAAGAAACTAAGTAACTTTTACAAAAAGACTGTACTAATAAGGGATATGCTAGATGATCTGCTTGAACAAAGCGATGTGCTATGCTCAATGTATTTAAGCGATTTAAAAAACGGTGTAGAACACAAAGATGATGACCACTCGGAGATAGAGATGCTCCTAGAGACATATCATAACCATCTCGATGAAATTGTACAAATCACAGAGAATATCATTTCTAATGTCAAGACTACAGAAGAAATTATAAACATTATCCTGGATTCAAACAGAAATCAGCTGATGCTTTTGGGTATACGGTTCAGCATAGGTATGCTATCTCTTGGAGGACCGATTTTTATAGGATCATTATACGGTATGAACCTGGAGAATTTTATAGAAGAAACCGACTATGGTTTCATTGCAGCCTCCGCCATTGGTATGATCTCATTGGGAGCACTGTACTTCTACAGCATAAAGCACCTACacaaattgcaaaaaatgTCCTTGTTCAACTACACAAATTATGCTAGAGACGTCAAGAAGTAA
- the GRX5 gene encoding monothiol glutaredoxin GRX5 (CAGL0M07271g~Ortholog(s) have glutathione disulfide oxidoreductase activity, role in protein maturation by iron-sulfur cluster transfer and mitochondrion localization) gives MFATRLLGKSALLGTTSTRMVFRSQMARYMSTETKKAIEGAIASAPVVLFMKGTPEFPQCGFSRATISMLGQQGVDPEKFAAYNVLEDPELREGIKEFSNWPTIPQLYVNKEFIGGCDVITSMARSGELADVLEEANALVPEEKEEGTD, from the coding sequence ATGTTCGCTACAAGATTATTAGGAAAGAGTGCTTTATTGGGCACCACCAGTACTAGGATGGTGTTCAGGTCACAAATGGCACGTTACATGAGTACTGAGACCAAGAAAGCTATTGAAGGTGCTATTGCATCTGCTCCTGTTGTTCTATTCATGAAAGGTACACCTGAGTTTCCACAATGTGGGTTTTCTAGGGCCACCATCTCGATGCTTGGTCAGCAAGGTGTTGATCCAGAGAAGTTTGCCGCATATAATGTCTTGGAAGACCCAGAGTTACGTGAAGGTATCAAGGAGTTTAGCAACTGGCCAACCATTCCACAGCTGTATGTTAACAAAGAATTTATCGGTGGTTGCGATGTTATCACTAGTATGGCCCGTTCTGGTGAATTAGCAGATGTACTGGAAGAGGCAAATGCATTAGTAccagaagagaaagaggaAGGAACTGACTAA